In the Deltaproteobacteria bacterium genome, one interval contains:
- a CDS encoding alpha-ketoacid dehydrogenase subunit beta, with amino-acid sequence MSNMVQAIRMALHVGEERHRVTDIFGEDVGPPLGGAFTATQGLKTAWNTPLDERGVVGTSIGLGLAGCRNVAEIQFCDYAFNTIDLLKLAGMQYWASNGTWNCPITIMTPVGSGIRGSIYHSHSFDTTATHIPGFKIAIPSTPLDAYGLLLSCIVDPNPCFFLVPKALMRVRSLPGEEIPGEPGDDRALSKLIDAPLGDRTSWKPQWPDTPDHFVPFGEGRTVRAGRDLTVVSYGRTLPLCVKAAEALAPEGIEAEVIDLRSLHPYDWTRIAESVRRTGRLLCVNEDTEITNFGEHLIRRTVEELFYELIAPPRLLAGAHVPGIGLADNLEMASVPQLPSISEAIRSLARIEP; translated from the coding sequence ATGAGCAACATGGTGCAGGCGATCCGGATGGCCCTGCACGTCGGCGAGGAGCGCCATCGCGTCACCGACATCTTCGGCGAGGACGTCGGCCCTCCGCTCGGCGGCGCCTTCACTGCGACGCAGGGCTTGAAGACGGCGTGGAACACGCCGCTCGATGAGCGTGGGGTGGTAGGCACCAGCATCGGCCTCGGGCTCGCCGGCTGCCGCAACGTCGCGGAGATCCAGTTCTGCGACTACGCGTTCAATACCATCGATCTGCTCAAGCTTGCGGGCATGCAGTACTGGGCCTCGAACGGAACCTGGAACTGCCCGATCACCATCATGACGCCCGTCGGGTCGGGCATCCGCGGCAGCATCTACCACTCGCATTCCTTCGACACGACGGCGACGCACATTCCTGGCTTCAAAATCGCGATCCCTTCGACTCCGCTCGACGCGTACGGGCTGCTGCTGTCGTGCATCGTGGACCCGAATCCCTGTTTCTTCCTCGTGCCCAAGGCGCTGATGCGGGTGCGCTCGCTGCCGGGGGAGGAGATCCCGGGCGAGCCCGGCGACGACCGCGCGCTCTCGAAATTGATCGATGCTCCGCTGGGCGATCGGACGTCGTGGAAGCCGCAGTGGCCCGATACCCCGGATCACTTCGTGCCCTTCGGCGAGGGGCGCACCGTCCGGGCTGGCCGCGATCTCACCGTGGTCAGCTATGGGCGCACGCTGCCCTTGTGCGTGAAGGCGGCCGAAGCACTCGCCCCCGAGGGCATCGAGGCGGAAGTCATCGATCTCCGGTCGCTGCACCCGTACGACTGGACCCGCATCGCCGAGTCCGTGCGCCGCACCGGACGCCTCCTGTGCGTGAACGAGGACACCGAGATCACCAACTTCGGCGAGCACCTGATCCGGCGCACCGTCGAGGAGCTCTTCTACGAGCTGATCGCTCCGCCGCGCCTGCTGGCCGGAGCGCACGTTCCGGGCATCGGGCTGGCCGACAATCTGGAAATGGCGTCGGTTCCGCAGCTTCCGTCGATCAGCGAAGCCATCCGCTCACTGGCGAGGATCGAACCATGA
- a CDS encoding amidohydrolase produces MIVDAHVHLHPHRLAEAIRRWFDTHAWGIVYREDVDESVQVLCDGGVDRMVALPYVHKPGLARALNEFTLEVARRHHPRVLPCCTVFPGEEGEEQLLDEALSGAFRGAKIHSHVMKVAPDDPRLDPVWRASARFRKPVVIHCGPEPALAGYGVDPRAVSGADRLRRALERHPDAVVIVPHLGFDHTAQFEEMLADFPNLYLDTTMVVGGYFERQPDLAILRRHPDRILYGTDFPNIPYSWDRELRAIRALRLPAGDEEKILAGNALRLFGSQ; encoded by the coding sequence ATGATCGTCGACGCGCACGTCCACTTGCATCCACACCGCCTCGCGGAGGCGATCCGGCGCTGGTTCGACACGCACGCCTGGGGGATCGTCTACCGCGAAGACGTGGACGAATCCGTCCAGGTCCTGTGCGACGGCGGAGTCGATCGGATGGTGGCCCTGCCTTACGTGCACAAGCCTGGGCTCGCCCGCGCGCTGAACGAGTTCACGCTGGAAGTGGCGCGCCGGCACCACCCTCGAGTGCTGCCCTGTTGCACCGTCTTTCCCGGCGAGGAGGGCGAAGAGCAATTGCTCGACGAGGCGCTGTCCGGCGCCTTCCGCGGCGCGAAGATCCACTCGCATGTCATGAAGGTGGCGCCCGACGACCCGCGCCTCGACCCGGTGTGGCGCGCTTCGGCGCGGTTTCGCAAGCCGGTGGTCATCCATTGCGGTCCCGAGCCCGCACTGGCTGGCTATGGTGTCGATCCCCGGGCGGTTTCCGGCGCGGACCGGCTGCGCCGCGCTCTGGAGCGGCATCCGGATGCCGTCGTCATCGTCCCGCACCTCGGCTTCGATCACACGGCGCAGTTCGAGGAGATGCTCGCCGATTTCCCGAACCTGTATCTCGATACGACGATGGTCGTCGGCGGATACTTCGAGCGGCAGCCGGACCTCGCCATCCTCCGCCGCCACCCCGACCGCATCCTCTACGGGACCGATTTTCCGAACATCCCCTATTCATGGGACCGCGAGCTGCGGGCGATCCGCGCGCTGCGCCTTCCCGCGGGAGACGAGGAGAAGATCCTCGCCGGCAATGCGCTGCGGCTGTTCGGATCTCAGTAG
- a CDS encoding SPFH domain-containing protein codes for MDFNLNVPRVTVPGGARMRVLWIAGAAVLALLVGYNSCTTYVKPGEAGVKQIKFGLGKGIDPTVYGTGLHYVGVGETMHRFPLRLQVLELSNSRGEAGDLEGHRVAPGVNIQTSEGYTVQADLTVLYRIADPLKVMQTIGPGRLFEDSAVIPRAQQDLRRALGELDAEDFYRGDKRVEKARAAQHALEVELKDKGIEVLQVLIRRYTYDQRYQQAIEQRKIQDQTVYKNEAEAKSAAAAAAKNKIIAEGAASVQVELARGEAEVKKLEADADLYRRKKAADGDLLVKLAEAQGTELENQALRGVGSENMVGLRMAEALKGTRLIVLPSDGEGGMNPLDLKTLMRRFDVKE; via the coding sequence GTGGACTTCAACCTGAACGTCCCGCGCGTGACCGTCCCCGGCGGCGCGAGGATGCGCGTTCTCTGGATCGCCGGGGCGGCGGTGCTCGCCCTGCTGGTCGGCTACAACTCCTGCACCACCTACGTGAAGCCGGGCGAGGCGGGCGTCAAGCAGATCAAGTTCGGTCTCGGGAAGGGCATCGACCCGACGGTCTACGGCACCGGGCTCCACTACGTGGGAGTGGGCGAGACCATGCACCGCTTCCCGCTGCGGCTGCAGGTACTCGAGCTGAGCAACTCGCGCGGCGAGGCCGGCGACCTGGAAGGGCACCGGGTGGCGCCGGGGGTGAACATCCAGACGAGCGAAGGCTACACCGTGCAGGCCGACCTCACCGTCCTGTACCGGATCGCGGATCCCCTCAAGGTGATGCAGACCATCGGACCGGGTCGGCTCTTCGAGGACAGCGCCGTGATCCCGCGCGCCCAGCAGGACCTGCGCCGCGCCCTGGGTGAGCTGGACGCGGAAGACTTCTATCGCGGCGACAAGCGCGTGGAGAAGGCGCGGGCCGCGCAGCACGCGCTGGAGGTGGAGCTGAAGGACAAGGGGATCGAGGTGCTGCAGGTCCTCATCCGCCGGTACACCTACGACCAGCGCTACCAGCAGGCCATCGAGCAGCGAAAGATCCAGGATCAAACCGTCTACAAGAACGAGGCGGAGGCAAAGTCCGCCGCTGCCGCGGCTGCCAAGAACAAGATCATCGCCGAGGGCGCCGCCTCTGTGCAGGTCGAATTGGCGCGCGGCGAGGCCGAAGTGAAGAAGCTCGAGGCCGATGCGGACCTCTACCGGCGGAAGAAGGCCGCCGACGGCGACCTGCTGGTGAAGCTGGCGGAGGCGCAAGGGACCGAGCTGGAGAACCAGGCGCTGCGCGGCGTGGGAAGCGAGAACATGGTCGGCCTGCGGATGGCGGAGGCGCTGAAGGGGACGCGGCTGATCGTCCTGCCCTCCGACGGCGAAGGCGGCATGAACCCCCTCGATCTGAAGACGCTGATGCGGCGCTTCGACGTGAAGGAGTGA
- a CDS encoding zinc-binding dehydrogenase, with the protein MAKMMRAVQVSKPGGAFELVERELPEPAPNQIRVQVEACGICHSDALVKMGAYPGLKLPRVPGHEIAGRVDKVGANVTQWKRGDRAGVGWHGGHCFVCNACRKGLFLNCERAQVTGISFDGGYAEYVVVSHEAAARIPEKLDAKDAAPLLCAGITTYNALRNSGARPGDTVAVQGIGGLGHLAIQFAAQMGFRTVAVSRGADKRELAQQLGAHEYVDTADGAAAAGLQELGGADLVLATAPNSEAIAGTVEGLKPRGKLLIVAAPFEPLKLSALTLLSGKSIAGWPSGSSIDSEETMAFSVLTGVRPRIEVFKLEQAEQAFGKMMENRVRFRAVLTP; encoded by the coding sequence ATGGCGAAGATGATGCGAGCGGTGCAGGTGTCGAAACCCGGCGGTGCCTTCGAGCTCGTCGAGCGCGAGTTGCCGGAACCGGCGCCGAACCAGATCCGCGTCCAGGTGGAAGCGTGCGGCATCTGTCACAGCGACGCGCTGGTCAAGATGGGGGCCTATCCGGGTCTCAAGTTGCCGCGCGTTCCCGGCCACGAGATCGCCGGACGCGTCGACAAGGTCGGCGCCAACGTGACGCAGTGGAAGAGGGGCGACCGGGCAGGTGTCGGCTGGCACGGCGGCCACTGCTTCGTCTGCAATGCCTGCCGCAAGGGACTCTTCCTCAACTGCGAGCGGGCGCAGGTAACGGGCATCAGTTTCGATGGCGGTTACGCAGAGTACGTCGTCGTCTCGCACGAAGCCGCCGCGCGGATCCCCGAGAAGCTCGACGCCAAGGACGCCGCTCCCCTGCTCTGCGCTGGCATCACCACCTACAACGCGCTCCGCAACAGCGGCGCGCGTCCGGGGGACACCGTGGCCGTCCAGGGCATCGGCGGCCTCGGACACCTCGCCATCCAGTTCGCCGCGCAAATGGGTTTCCGGACTGTCGCGGTCTCGCGTGGCGCCGACAAGAGGGAGCTCGCGCAGCAGCTCGGCGCGCACGAGTACGTCGACACCGCCGACGGTGCCGCCGCCGCAGGACTGCAAGAGCTTGGAGGAGCGGACCTCGTGCTGGCGACCGCGCCGAACAGCGAGGCCATCGCCGGCACCGTCGAAGGCCTCAAGCCCCGCGGGAAACTGCTCATCGTTGCCGCACCGTTCGAGCCGCTGAAGCTCTCGGCCCTCACGCTGCTCAGCGGCAAGAGCATCGCGGGATGGCCAAGCGGCAGCTCGATCGACTCCGAGGAAACGATGGCATTCAGCGTGCTCACCGGAGTCCGTCCCCGCATCGAGGTCTTCAAGCTGGAGCAGGCGGAGCAGGCGTTCGGGAAGATGATGGAAAACCGCGTCCGCTTCCGCGCGGTGCTGACGCCCTGA
- a CDS encoding DUF393 domain-containing protein: MIVVYDADCGVCQASVAWLRKRDRKGVFQFVGNDLAQLPSGVSREETEHTMIVLDGARKLVRAEGVARVLRELPAWAPIAALLRAPGIRNLAGWCYDRFARNRHRISAALGMRACAIPDRKR; encoded by the coding sequence ATGATCGTCGTGTACGACGCAGACTGCGGGGTTTGCCAGGCGTCGGTCGCGTGGCTGCGGAAGCGCGACCGCAAGGGCGTGTTCCAGTTCGTCGGCAACGACCTCGCCCAGCTGCCGTCCGGGGTCTCGCGCGAAGAGACCGAGCATACGATGATCGTCCTGGACGGCGCGCGGAAGCTGGTGCGCGCCGAAGGGGTCGCGCGCGTGCTTCGCGAGCTCCCGGCGTGGGCGCCGATCGCGGCGCTATTGCGCGCGCCGGGCATCCGCAACCTCGCCGGCTGGTGCTACGACAGATTCGCGCGAAACCGCCACCGCATCTCGGCGGCCCTGGGGATGCGGGCCTGCGCCATACCGGATCGGAAGAGGTAG
- a CDS encoding DUF488 domain-containing protein, producing the protein MTRAARIITVGHSNRSLHEFLALLHEQRVGIVADVRKLRGSRAMPQFGERRLGAALGRAGIRYVAVPELAGRRGKGPDPSPRPCWRNRGFRNYADHMRTAEFRAGIRKLLGLARRSRTAVMCAEAVPWRCHRSLIADYLVVQQTRRVDELVGDRLRPHQLTICARIERGKLTYDLA; encoded by the coding sequence CTGACGAGGGCCGCGCGGATCATCACCGTCGGCCATTCGAACCGATCGCTGCACGAGTTCCTCGCGCTCCTTCACGAGCAGCGCGTCGGCATCGTCGCGGACGTCAGGAAGCTGCGCGGATCGCGGGCGATGCCACAGTTTGGCGAACGACGTCTCGGCGCCGCCCTCGGACGCGCGGGAATCAGGTATGTCGCCGTTCCGGAGCTGGCGGGCCGCCGCGGCAAGGGCCCGGACCCGTCGCCGCGACCTTGCTGGCGCAACCGTGGCTTCCGCAATTATGCAGACCACATGCGTACGGCGGAGTTCCGCGCCGGCATCCGGAAGCTGCTCGGCCTGGCGCGGCGGTCGCGCACCGCGGTGATGTGCGCCGAGGCCGTTCCCTGGCGCTGCCACCGGAGCCTGATCGCCGATTACCTCGTCGTGCAGCAGACGCGGCGCGTCGACGAGCTGGTCGGCGATCGCCTTCGTCCGCACCAACTGACCATCTGCGCGCGCATCGAGCGCGGGAAACTGACATATGACCTCGCCTGA
- a CDS encoding prohibitin family protein: MLTRKTTPLLLLAAGCTFHSTDSTEVGVLTRKIGIVGKGGVQQETYLPGATYTFPAFITDWNVYNVALQNLAMVRTLQKGDRGSRDDVEFKTHDGNDIAVDVTVAWRIDPAKSPWILEHVGGSTEEVKENLVRPACRSIVRDVLNAMTSEEFYVSEKRFVKAEEAREKLAAVLGPEGVIVERVILGEHHFHPDYEKVIHDKKLAEQTAERMVSEGHAALQEALRNLETAKGQVSQKIATARGALDQVKLHADADYFRAQREAEAILAEKKARAKGVEKTNQAMSGAGGRTLVKLSVADALLGKQIFFLPSGGKAGGLQTMNLNDLLARFAFAETSSKPAAVKVQDDAK; this comes from the coding sequence ATGCTGACGCGCAAGACCACTCCGCTACTGCTCCTTGCCGCCGGCTGCACCTTCCACAGCACCGACTCGACCGAAGTGGGCGTGCTCACCCGCAAGATCGGAATCGTCGGCAAGGGCGGCGTGCAGCAGGAGACGTACCTGCCCGGCGCCACCTACACCTTCCCGGCCTTCATCACCGACTGGAACGTCTACAACGTCGCGCTGCAGAACCTGGCGATGGTTCGCACGTTGCAAAAGGGTGACCGCGGCTCGCGGGACGACGTGGAGTTCAAGACCCACGACGGCAACGACATCGCGGTGGACGTGACCGTCGCATGGCGCATCGATCCGGCGAAGTCGCCGTGGATTCTCGAGCACGTCGGCGGCTCGACCGAGGAAGTGAAGGAAAACCTGGTGCGGCCCGCCTGCCGCAGCATCGTGCGCGACGTGCTCAACGCGATGACCAGCGAGGAGTTCTACGTTTCCGAGAAACGGTTCGTGAAGGCGGAGGAAGCGCGGGAGAAGCTGGCGGCGGTGCTCGGTCCGGAAGGAGTGATCGTGGAGCGGGTCATCCTCGGCGAGCACCATTTCCATCCCGACTACGAGAAGGTGATCCACGACAAGAAGCTCGCGGAGCAGACCGCGGAGCGGATGGTGAGCGAAGGTCACGCCGCCCTGCAGGAGGCGCTGCGAAATCTGGAGACGGCGAAGGGGCAGGTGTCGCAGAAGATCGCCACCGCCCGCGGCGCCCTCGATCAGGTGAAGCTGCACGCCGACGCCGACTACTTCCGCGCGCAACGCGAAGCGGAAGCGATCCTCGCGGAGAAGAAGGCGCGGGCGAAGGGCGTGGAGAAGACGAACCAGGCGATGAGCGGCGCCGGCGGCCGCACGCTGGTCAAGCTGAGCGTCGCCGACGCGCTGCTGGGCAAGCAGATCTTCTTCCTTCCCTCAGGGGGAAAGGCGGGAGGGCTGCAGACGATGAACCTGAACGATCTTCTCGCCCGCTTCGCGTTCGCGGAGACCTCGTCCAAACCCGCCGCGGTGAAGGTGCAAGACGACGCGAAGTGA
- a CDS encoding GNAT family N-acetyltransferase yields the protein MAAHISLTRPAMPRLRPYAPRDWAQFTALELETQLDSLGDSTEEERAIFRERFPALLDVKMGFSRNGFRRPGAQLWVLEGDDGRYLGHLWLTERDDARHGTPTLQVTTLGVVREGRGQNYGRLLMQKAEQEAKERGIEVIALEVAGNNRRARDLFKDLGYETVRRTMQKRLRGH from the coding sequence ATGGCGGCCCACATTTCGCTAACACGCCCGGCCATGCCACGCCTCCGTCCGTACGCTCCCAGGGATTGGGCCCAGTTCACGGCGCTGGAGCTGGAGACGCAGCTCGACTCCCTCGGCGACTCGACGGAAGAGGAGCGCGCGATCTTCCGGGAGCGGTTCCCCGCGCTCCTCGACGTGAAGATGGGCTTCAGCAGGAACGGCTTTCGCCGTCCCGGCGCACAGCTCTGGGTACTCGAAGGAGACGACGGCCGCTACCTCGGGCACCTCTGGCTGACCGAGCGCGACGACGCCCGCCACGGGACGCCAACACTACAAGTAACGACGCTCGGCGTGGTGCGCGAGGGCCGCGGCCAGAACTACGGAAGGCTACTCATGCAGAAGGCCGAGCAGGAGGCGAAGGAGCGGGGCATCGAGGTGATTGCGCTGGAGGTTGCCGGCAACAACCGGCGGGCGCGCGACCTCTTCAAGGACCTGGGGTACGAGACGGTGCGCCGCACGATGCAGAAGCGACTGCGGGGGCACTGA
- a CDS encoding carbohydrate porin: protein MRALAAAMAVAMAASPALADENPLFFQATVATQAHPSFHAPYSGMNSLHPEAESALSVVMDLGARIHPWIGAEIVVQPELAGGRGLSSTLGVAAYPSGEVYRIGNPEPALTLAKLSLRQKAGPVTVTLGKLSTPDLFDNNPVSNDPHMRFMSWGLWASAAYDYPADVRGATWGIALDYTHLWWSARAGMFLEPQVANGATLERDFTKARGLVGQLEARSERGAVRVLGFMNTAHMGSYAQATARHVDVSETRADGRTKAGMAASANYDFGGGRGAFARASFNDGQNETWAFTEIDRSFAIGAVHAGGPWRRERDEAGAALVFSALSAAHRAYLASGGYGFLIGDGALRYGTEVLAEVFHRVALSEQVSLGANYQPLFNPAFNRDRGPVHIFTARAHVAF from the coding sequence ATGCGCGCGCTCGCCGCCGCAATGGCGGTGGCGATGGCCGCCTCACCCGCGCTGGCCGACGAGAATCCCCTCTTCTTCCAGGCGACGGTGGCCACGCAGGCGCACCCGTCGTTCCATGCGCCGTACAGTGGGATGAACAGCCTTCATCCCGAGGCAGAATCCGCGCTGTCGGTCGTCATGGATTTGGGCGCCAGAATCCATCCCTGGATCGGAGCGGAGATCGTCGTGCAGCCCGAGCTCGCTGGCGGCCGCGGACTCAGCTCGACGCTGGGCGTTGCGGCGTATCCGAGCGGCGAGGTCTACCGCATCGGGAACCCGGAGCCCGCCCTGACCCTCGCAAAGCTGTCGCTGCGACAAAAGGCGGGCCCTGTGACTGTGACGCTCGGCAAGCTCAGCACGCCGGATCTCTTCGACAACAACCCGGTATCGAACGATCCCCACATGCGCTTCATGAGCTGGGGACTCTGGGCCTCCGCTGCTTACGACTACCCGGCCGACGTGCGCGGAGCCACCTGGGGAATCGCGCTGGACTACACCCATCTGTGGTGGTCGGCGAGAGCCGGGATGTTCCTCGAGCCCCAGGTCGCCAACGGAGCGACGCTCGAGCGCGACTTTACCAAGGCGCGGGGCCTGGTGGGGCAACTGGAAGCGCGCTCGGAGCGCGGCGCAGTGCGCGTTCTCGGTTTCATGAATACGGCGCACATGGGAAGCTACGCGCAGGCGACGGCGCGGCACGTCGACGTCTCCGAAACCCGCGCCGACGGGCGAACCAAAGCGGGCATGGCCGCGAGCGCCAACTACGACTTCGGAGGCGGCCGCGGTGCCTTCGCGCGGGCGAGCTTCAACGACGGCCAGAACGAGACCTGGGCGTTCACCGAGATCGATCGGTCGTTCGCCATCGGCGCCGTCCACGCGGGCGGCCCGTGGAGAAGGGAGCGGGACGAGGCGGGCGCGGCGCTGGTCTTCTCCGCGCTCTCGGCGGCGCATCGCGCATACCTCGCTTCCGGCGGTTACGGGTTTCTCATCGGCGACGGCGCCCTTCGTTACGGGACGGAAGTCCTGGCCGAGGTCTTCCATCGGGTGGCCCTCAGCGAGCAGGTCTCCCTCGGCGCCAACTACCAGCCGCTCTTCAATCCGGCGTTCAACCGCGACCGCGGTCCAGTGCACATCTTCACAGCCCGGGCGCACGTGGCGTTCTGA
- the truA gene encoding tRNA pseudouridine(38-40) synthase TruA: MTFLKLTLEYDGTDFVGWQLQPNGRSVQEELEKGLARLCGEPVRVTGAGRTDAGVHARGQVASLRVPRELPLKAWTAGLNALLPDDMACVRAESAPEGFDARRWARGKRYAYAILVTAVRSPLERGRAWEIRRPLDVEAMRRAAPSLLGVHDFSALRAADCPAHTTVREIRKLEIRQSGRRLELVVEATAFLKHMVRNIVGTLVEVGHGRREAGSLTALLEGRDRTLAGPTAPPHGLVLDEVFYLPGNSDPKQDLED; this comes from the coding sequence GTGACGTTCCTCAAGCTCACGCTGGAGTACGACGGCACCGACTTCGTGGGCTGGCAGCTGCAGCCCAACGGCCGCAGCGTGCAGGAGGAGCTGGAGAAGGGGCTCGCGCGGCTCTGCGGCGAGCCCGTGCGCGTCACGGGCGCAGGCAGGACCGACGCCGGGGTGCATGCGCGCGGACAGGTGGCGTCGTTGCGTGTCCCGCGCGAGCTGCCTCTGAAGGCGTGGACGGCCGGGCTCAATGCGCTGCTTCCCGACGACATGGCCTGCGTGCGGGCCGAGTCCGCTCCCGAAGGCTTCGACGCGCGCCGCTGGGCGCGGGGCAAGCGCTACGCGTACGCAATCCTGGTGACCGCGGTGCGGTCGCCGCTCGAGCGGGGCCGCGCATGGGAGATCCGCCGGCCGCTCGACGTCGAAGCGATGCGCCGTGCCGCTCCGTCGCTGCTCGGCGTGCACGACTTCTCCGCTCTCCGGGCCGCGGACTGCCCGGCGCACACGACCGTGAGGGAAATTCGCAAGCTGGAGATCCGGCAGAGCGGGCGGCGCCTGGAGCTGGTCGTGGAAGCGACGGCGTTCCTCAAGCACATGGTGCGCAACATCGTGGGAACGCTCGTGGAGGTCGGACACGGGCGCCGCGAGGCGGGGTCGCTGACGGCGCTGCTCGAGGGTCGCGACCGGACGCTGGCGGGCCCGACAGCGCCGCCCCATGGGCTCGTGCTCGACGAGGTCTTCTACCTGCCTGGAAACTCCGACCCTAAGCAGGATCTCGAGGACTAG
- a CDS encoding DNA-binding protein, whose amino-acid sequence MPEKETIERAHKDAAQGKSTSTQAGEFVREEMHHVREGKHGARSPKQAIAIGLSKARRAGVKLQAPRAGKASPQTRRKAARDVAKGRRRRRPSARRSRAVRRALKREPRSSASRSALARQAHGAAMRRGPKSRRAAAKKAVRTKGPAGRRAAARKAARTRARSR is encoded by the coding sequence ATGCCAGAGAAGGAAACCATCGAGCGCGCGCACAAGGACGCAGCGCAGGGCAAGTCGACGTCGACACAGGCCGGCGAGTTCGTCCGCGAGGAGATGCATCACGTCCGTGAAGGCAAGCACGGCGCGCGATCGCCCAAACAGGCGATCGCCATCGGCCTGTCGAAGGCGCGGCGAGCGGGCGTGAAGCTCCAGGCGCCGAGAGCGGGGAAGGCATCGCCGCAAACCCGACGCAAGGCCGCGCGCGACGTCGCCAAGGGGAGGCGGCGGAGGCGGCCGTCCGCAAGGCGGTCTCGGGCGGTGCGACGCGCGCTGAAGCGGGAGCCGCGTTCCTCGGCATCGCGGTCGGCACTCGCGAGGCAGGCGCACGGCGCGGCGATGCGGCGCGGCCCGAAGTCGCGGCGGGCGGCGGCGAAGAAGGCGGTGCGGACCAAGGGCCCGGCCGGGCGCCGCGCGGCGGCGCGCAAGGCGGCGCGGACGCGCGCGCGGTCGCGCTAA
- a CDS encoding PEGA domain-containing protein, which yields MHSIRMHVTCAMAAGSLLHGCASMTVIHTVPEGAKVYADGEFKGQTPYSYSDQKIVGSTTHLRLVKDGYQETNAALQRNEEFSVGACIGGALVLVPFLWIMNYKPEHRYELVLAQQQSTPVQRQSTEAPPPAPSRAADAGQ from the coding sequence ATGCATTCCATTCGTATGCACGTTACCTGCGCGATGGCGGCTGGGTCGCTGCTCCACGGCTGCGCCAGCATGACGGTGATCCACACCGTCCCGGAGGGGGCCAAGGTCTACGCGGACGGCGAGTTCAAGGGACAGACTCCCTACTCCTATTCCGACCAGAAGATCGTCGGCTCAACCACGCACTTGAGGCTGGTAAAGGACGGCTATCAGGAAACCAATGCGGCGCTTCAGCGCAACGAGGAATTCTCCGTCGGAGCGTGCATCGGAGGCGCCCTCGTGCTGGTTCCCTTTCTCTGGATCATGAACTACAAGCCCGAGCATCGTTACGAACTGGTTCTGGCCCAGCAGCAGTCTACGCCGGTTCAGCGGCAGAGCACCGAAGCCCCGCCGCCCGCGCCCAGTCGTGCGGCGGATGCGGGACAGTGA
- a CDS encoding thiamine pyrophosphate-dependent dehydrogenase E1 component subunit alpha: MHSLMVKARVLEERLIQMYKQGDGYFWIGGPGEEAFNVPLGLLIHKGQGPQYDYCHFHYRNSATLLAMGADPLDAMRQMKNTSTDPYSGGRNFVGHYSIREWNVVPVSSPIEVQYSMAPGTAIANKRAGGRGITIVTGGDAGTAEGDFSTCLIWSSRPASPLPVLIVVTNNKWGISTQYQGQHGEKRISDRGKAFGIESKTIDGNDPEVSYRELSAAMEYVRAERKPFLLEAVLSRLYGHSSASGANRVNDEADCITGFERRLEERGLLKRQQIDELRAQFSAELLAAHKRVKEEPQPDPKSIYEHVFAERDLVGGGE, encoded by the coding sequence ATGCATTCGCTGATGGTGAAGGCCCGCGTCCTCGAGGAACGCCTGATCCAGATGTACAAGCAAGGCGACGGCTACTTCTGGATCGGCGGACCCGGCGAAGAGGCGTTCAACGTGCCGCTCGGGCTCCTGATCCACAAAGGGCAGGGCCCGCAGTACGACTACTGCCACTTCCATTACCGGAACTCCGCCACGCTGCTGGCGATGGGCGCCGATCCACTCGATGCGATGCGCCAGATGAAGAACACCTCCACCGATCCGTATTCGGGCGGGCGGAACTTCGTCGGCCACTACTCGATCCGGGAATGGAACGTGGTCCCTGTCTCCAGCCCCATCGAAGTCCAGTACTCGATGGCGCCGGGCACGGCCATCGCCAACAAGCGCGCCGGCGGGCGCGGCATCACCATCGTGACCGGCGGGGACGCCGGCACCGCCGAGGGCGATTTCTCCACCTGCCTGATCTGGTCGTCGCGGCCCGCCAGTCCACTGCCGGTGCTGATCGTCGTCACCAACAACAAGTGGGGGATCTCGACGCAGTACCAGGGCCAGCACGGCGAGAAGCGGATCAGCGATCGCGGCAAGGCCTTCGGCATCGAGAGCAAGACCATCGACGGCAACGATCCCGAAGTGAGCTACCGCGAGCTCTCCGCCGCGATGGAGTACGTGCGGGCGGAGCGCAAGCCCTTCCTCCTGGAGGCGGTGCTGAGTCGGCTCTACGGCCACAGCTCGGCGTCGGGTGCCAATCGCGTGAACGACGAGGCCGACTGCATCACCGGATTCGAGCGCCGGCTGGAGGAGCGGGGCCTGCTCAAGCGCCAGCAGATCGACGAGCTGCGCGCTCAGTTCAGTGCCGAGCTGCTCGCGGCGCACAAGCGCGTCAAGGAGGAGCCGCAGCCGGATCCGAAGAGCATCTACGAGCACGTCTTCGCCGAGCGCGACCTGGTGGGGGGCGGGGAATGA